One Benincasa hispida cultivar B227 chromosome 5, ASM972705v1, whole genome shotgun sequence genomic window carries:
- the LOC120077065 gene encoding acetolactate synthase small subunit 2, chloroplastic-like — protein sequence MAAISLDSASSISLRPTSSKFPFRFPTHSKTSSLSISKSRSYNHRIKKAPLSVQSIAETSSGPSFSRDSSSTSKIISGVRRHTISVFVGDESGMINRIAGVFARRGYNIESLAVGLNKDKALFTIVVSGTEKVLEQVIEQLHKLVNVLKVDDLSSVQQVERELMLIKINADPTYRAEIKRLVDVFRAKIVDISDDSVTIEVTGDPGKMVAFQRNLSKFGIREIARTGKIALKREKLGASAPFWRYSAASYPDLEEKMPANASMGIENKAFNSELSESNSSSGDVYPVEQSDDSTIKPVLDAHWGVLNDEDVDGLRSHTLSLLVNDSPGVLYIITGLFARRGYNIQSLAVGHAEVEGISRITTVVPGTDESIYKLVQQLYRLADVHEVRDLTHMPFSERELMLIKIAANPSARRDVLDIAQIFRAKAVDVSDHTITLELTGDLHKMVALQRLLEPYGICEVARTGRVALVRESGVDSKYLRGYSFPL from the exons ATGGCGGCCATTTCACTAGACTCCGCATCGTCCATTTCTCTCAGGCCTACTTCTTCCAAATTCCCCTTCAGATTCCCAACTCACTCCAAAACTTCATCTCTATCCATTTCAAAATCCCGCAGCTATAACCATCGGATCAAGAAAGCGCCTCTCTCTGTGCAAAGCATCGCTGAAACGAGTTCCGGTCCTTCATTTTCTAGAGATAGTTCTTCTACTTCAAAGATTATATCAGG GGTGAGACGACATACAATTTCTGTGTTCGTTGGTGATGAAAGTGGAATGATTAATCGTATAGCTGGCGTTTTTGCTAGAAGAGGATATAACATCGAATCACTTGCTGTTGGCCTGAACAAGGACAAGGCTCTTTTCACTATAGTTGTCTCAGGGACTGAAAAGGTGTTAGAACAAGTTATCGAGCAGCTCCACAAGCTTGTGAACGTTCTCAAG GTTGATGATCTCTCCAGTGTGCAACAGGTGGAACGTGAACTAATGcttataaaaataaatgctGATCCGACATATCGTGCTGAG ATTAAGAGGCTAGTGGATGTCTTCAGAGCAAAAATTGTAGATATCTCAGATGATTCTGTAACAATTGAG GTAACTGGGGATCCAGGGAAGATGGTTGCTTTTCAAAGAAATTTAAGCAAATTTGGAATTAGAGAAATTGCTAGAACTGGAAAG AttgctttaaagagagaaaagcTAGGTGCATCTGCCCCGTTTTGGCGATACTCTGCAGCTTCTTATCCAGATCTTGAAGAAAAGATGCCTGCTAATGCTTCCATGGGAATTGAAAATAAAGCATTCAACAGTGAACTGAGTGAATCCAACTCATCATCA GGAGATGTATATCCTGTGGAGCAGTCCGATGATTCTACTATCAAACCAGTTCTTGATGCTCATTGGGGAGTACTCAATGACGAAGAT GTGGACGGTCTTCGTTCACATACTTTATCTCTGCTAGTAAATGATTCTCCAGGGGTCCTTTATATTATCACTGGACTTTTTGCAAGAAGGGGATATAATATTCAG agtttagctgttggtcaTGCAGAAGTTGAGGGCATTTCACGCATAACAACTGTTGTTCCTGGTACAGATGAATCAATCTACAAGTTGGTGCAGCAACTTTATAGGCTGGCAGATGTTCATGAG GTTCGGGATCTGACCCACATGCCATTTTCGGAGCGGGAGCTGATGCTGATTAAAATTGCTGCAAATCCTTCTGCTAGGCGTGACGTGCTTGATATTGCCCAAATATTTAGGGCCAAGGCAGTTGATGTCTCTGATCATACCATAACACTCGAG CTTACAGGAGATTTGCATAAGATGGTTGCACTCCAGAGGTTGTTAGAGCCTTATGGCATTTGTGAG GTAGCAAGAACGGGACGAGTAGCATTGGTTCGTGAATCAGGAGTAGACTCGAAATATCTTCGTGGATACTCTTTTCCTCTATAA